The genomic region GGTGACATCTCCACTATTAACCTAGAAATTCCAATCTGCTGAATTATTGTAAGTAATCTTCTCCGTAGCTTGAACAGATCATTACTACATCGTAAATGTCAATGACTCCATAGGGTTCAGTTATGTCACAGTGTGGGTTCCAGTGTGGGGCTAGAGGAGTAGAAGTATAGGCACTACAAGCTAAAACAACATCGTAAATGTCTACTTTCAAGTCATGGTTTATGTCTGCTGGATTCCAGTAAAGACTCATCAACGCCTTCCCAAGGGAGGTATGTGTCACCTATCCCATCACCATTTATATCTGTTCCATTGTAGTTGCTCCAGTAGTTGCCTTCACAACCATTATCCCAGATATTCCATGAGGCAGAACTATATACCTGCCTTTGGTTGTTGATGAAGTTATTATGGAAAATTGTGTTAACATATGATTGATACAGAGAGATACCAGCGCCCGAAGAATAATAAACTGAGTTGTTTGCTATATTGTTAGAGTGTAGAGTATTGTTAAAGGAATAGTATAGCTGGACTCCCAGATGGGAGTTGTTTGTCACAGAATTATAGGCTATTATGTTGTTAAAAGAAGTTCTCAGCCTAATGGCTCTTTCATTATTTGATATGATGTTATGAGTTAAATTGTTGTCGAAGGAAAACCATGAATAGATGCCATCTGAGTTCTTTGTAAAATTGTTGTGAGCTATTCTAGAGTTTCTTGTGTAAGCCATTAGCAGGCCTTGACCGTTCTCTTTCAAGTCTAGGTTTTCAACTATTATGTTTGTTGAGTTAACGAGTGCAAGGTATCCGATGCTAGGAAAAGTAGACTTGTTTATTGTAAGGTTCTGCTGGTTTATTAAGTAGTAGACGGGTTTTCCGTTCACCGTGTTTGAAGTATCTATATCGTGATAATAGTGTGGCAGGTCATTTCCATACACTCCCAAGTTATACGTATTCCCGGATAATGAATTATCTTTGAATGTGAAGTTGACCGACTTCCACAATTGAACGCCATCTGTGTTATTTACCATGATGTTACCCAAAAAGACGTTGTTGTGAGGTGCGGTTGCGCTTCCATCAGCATAGAGAGCTAATCCCATGTTTTCTATATGGTTTTCAGAAAAAGTGTTGTATGAAGAATCATTTTCCCCCGAATAAGATTGCAAGTGGATTCCGATGCCGGCATATCCCCCGAAGAAAGGGTCAGGATACCCAGTTATGTTGTTGCCAGTAACTGTATTGTTAAATGATTCCATCAATCCTATGCCTGCGCCCCCAAATACAGTTATCCAGTTATCAACTATTGTGTTGTTAAATGACTTATATAGGCCAATTCCATAGCTCGTGCCGGTACCATTCGTAATGCTGTTTTGGGCAACAAGCACATGACTTGAATTAGAGAGATAAATGCCAACACCGCTACATGTTATGTTATTTCCAGTCAAGGTGATGTTTGCTGACGAAACGACACTTATACTAGAACCCGCCGAGGGGTCGTCGTGTATTATATTGTTATCAGCAACTACGGTGTTAACAGTTTCATTCAAGTTTATGTTTCTTGAGCCAAAATAACCACCGCTCGCATATATTGTGAAATCTCTTAATACAATGTTATTAGCAGATACATCAATTGCTATGGCTTCCCATGAGCTTCCCCCGTCGATAATGGTAGTTTCTCTGTTTTCTCCAATAAGCGATAAAGTCTTATTTACAACCACGTTTTCATAATAAGTTCCTGCTTCTACGAAGATTGTGTGTCCATCTAGGGTTTCGTTAGCGTTTATTGCTTCCTGGATTGTTGCGTAGCCTAATCCCGTGTTTATGTTATGGACTGGAAGAGAACTCCAAGGATGCACAAGCGGGTAACGATCAATGTTATTTTCATCAATAACGTATGGAGTGTCACCAATGCCATCACCGTCTACATCCACTCCCATATAATCACTCCAGTAGTTGCCGCCTGAAGGGTAACCATCATCCCAAATGTTGGTGTATGGATGACTCTCCGCTTGGATTGTGTTGCTGTTGAGGTTGTTATGATAAACCATATTGTCGCTTGAATCCCTGAGTCGAATTCCGTAGTAGTTGTTGTAAACATTGTTATGATAAATGCTACTGCCGTTGGAATTGTAGAGGTAGATTCCCTGCCAGTTGTACGTAACCGTGTTGCCAGAGAGGCTGGTGTAATTGCTATGGTGGAGGTCGATTCCATCTTGGTTGTTTGTTGCTGTATTGCCAGTCAAAACGTTGTTGCTGGAATCGGTGAGCCCAATTCCACAATAACTGTTGTTTGTTGCTGTATTGTTGGTTAAGGCATTACCAGGGGAAAGGTAGAGCCAGATCCCAGAAATGGTGTTCTTCGTTGCTGTGTTGCTGGTCAAAACATTACTACTGGATTGGAGGAGGCCGATTCCATACTCTTGGTTCTTTATGATAGTATTACCAGAAAGCGTATTATACTTGCTGAAGCCACCCACGACGATTCCATATCGAGTATTGTTTGTGATGGTGTTGTTGGAGAGCGTATTATAATAGCAGTAAAGCTCGATATAGATTCCGAATGTAAAATTTGTGACCTTGGTGTTTTTGACAGTTATGTTGTTTCTATAGTGCCACAAGGATATTCCTATTCCGGTTCCTGTGCCTTGAACCGTGTAGCCGTTTCCATCTATTATTATGTTGTCCCTCTCCACCACAATCGAGTCATTAATGTTGTCGGTAAATGTATAAGTGACATTGTCAACGGTTGAAATGGGTGCTGTTGGCGGGTCAATGCTTCCGTCAGCCCTAATGTAAATAGTTCCAGACGCTCCTACAGGTTGAATATTAAAAGCCCAAGCTAACATGCTTGTTAAGAGAAGAATAACCATTATTCCAGAAAGCGATCTCTTCATCCTTAAACCCAACACGTAACACTACACCGTGGAAACTAATTATCGTTTATGGAAGAAAGTTCTATTTCGATGAATGTAAGGGCACAAAAA from Candidatus Bathyarchaeota archaeon harbors:
- a CDS encoding right-handed parallel beta-helix repeat-containing protein, whose translation is MLGLRMKRSLSGIMVILLLTSMLAWAFNIQPVGASGTIYIRADGSIDPPTAPISTVDNVTYTFTDNINDSIVVERDNIIIDGNGYTVQGTGTGIGISLWHYRNNITVKNTKVTNFTFGIYIELYCYYNTLSNNTITNNTRYGIVVGGFSKYNTLSGNTIIKNQEYGIGLLQSSSNVLTSNTATKNTISGIWLYLSPGNALTNNTATNNSYCGIGLTDSSNNVLTGNTATNNQDGIDLHHSNYTSLSGNTVTYNWQGIYLYNSNGSSIYHNNVYNNYYGIRLRDSSDNMVYHNNLNSNTIQAESHPYTNIWDDGYPSGGNYWSDYMGVDVDGDGIGDTPYVIDENNIDRYPLVHPWSSLPVHNINTGLGYATIQEAINANETLDGHTIFVEAGTYYENVVVNKTLSLIGENRETTIIDGGSSWEAIAIDVSANNIVLRDFTIYASGGYFGSRNINLNETVNTVVADNNIIHDDPSAGSSISVVSSANITLTGNNITCSGVGIYLSNSSHVLVAQNSITNGTGTSYGIGLYKSFNNTIVDNWITVFGGAGIGLMESFNNTVTGNNITGYPDPFFGGYAGIGIHLQSYSGENDSSYNTFSENHIENMGLALYADGSATAPHNNVFLGNIMVNNTDGVQLWKSVNFTFKDNSLSGNTYNLGVYGNDLPHYYHDIDTSNTVNGKPVYYLINQQNLTINKSTFPSIGYLALVNSTNIIVENLDLKENGQGLLMAYTRNSRIAHNNFTKNSDGIYSWFSFDNNLTHNIISNNERAIRLRTSFNNIIAYNSVTNNSHLGVQLYYSFNNTLHSNNIANNSVYYSSGAGISLYQSYVNTIFHNNFINNQRQVYSSASWNIWDNGCEGNYWSNYNGTDINGDGIGDTYLPWEGVDESLLESSRHKP